A single genomic interval of Canis lupus dingo isolate Sandy chromosome 6, ASM325472v2, whole genome shotgun sequence harbors:
- the SLC29A4 gene encoding equilibrative nucleoside transporter 4 isoform X1 gives MGSVGSQRLKEPSVAGTPDRSVVMSFSFDSCQLEEEVAAGTAQGQGGVAGVVPALADSAVEEPVPDDRYHAIYFAMLLAGVGFLLPYNSFITDVDYLHHKYPGTSIVFDMSLTYILVALVAVLLNNALVERLNLHTRITAGYLLALGPLLFISICDVWLQLFSRDQAYAINLAAVGTVALGCTVQQSSFYGYTGMLPKRYTQGVMTGESTAGVMVSLSRILTKLLLPDERASTLIFFLVSAGLELLCFLLHLLVRRSRFVLYYTTRPRDSRGGCRAGYRVHHDVAAGDIQFEHHCPGLANSGSPKDSPAHEVTSGGGGTYTRFDMPQPRVTRSWPSFRALLLHRYAVARAIWADMLSIAVTYFITLCLFPGLESEVRHCVLGEWLPILIMAVFNLSDFVGKILAALPMDWRGTHLLACSCLRVVFIPLFILCVYPSGTPALRHPAWPCVFSLLMGISNGYFGSVPMILAAGKVSPKQRELAGNTMTVSYMTGLTLGSAVAYCTYSLTRDAPSSCFHTSTNTSFPGL, from the exons ATGGGCTCCGTGGGCAGCCAGCGCCTCAAGGAGCCCAGCGTGGCGGGCACGCCAGACAGGAGCGTGGTGATGAGCTTCAGCTTCGACAGCTGccagctggaggaggaggtggcggCGGGGACGGCTCAGGGCCAGGGCGGTGTGGCTGGGGTTGTCCCGGCTCTCGCGGACTCCG CGGTAGAGGAGCCGGTGCCCGACGACCGCTACCACGCCATCTACTTTGCGATGCTGCTGGCCGGCGTGGGCTTCCTGCTCCCGTACAACAGCTTCATCACCGACGTGGACTACCTACACCACAAGTACCCAG GGACCTCAATTGTGTTCGACATGAGCCTCACGTACATCTTGGTGGCACTGGTGGCCGTGCTCCTGAATAACGCGCTGGTGGAGAGACTGAACCTGCACACCAGGATCACCGCGG GCTACCTCTTGGCCTTGGGCCCCCTCCTCTTCATCAGCATCTGTGACGTATGGCTGCAGCTCTTCTCTCGTGACCAGGCTTATGCCATCAACCTGGCCGCTGTGGGCACCGTGGCCTTGGGCTGCACAG TGCAGCAATCCAGCTTCTATGGGTACACGGGGATGCTGCCCAAGAGGTACACCCAGGGCGTGATGACCGGGGAGA GCACGGCGGGCGTGATGGTGTCCCTGAGCCGTATCCTCACCAAGCTGCTGCTGCCGGACGAGCGGGCCAGTACGCTCATCTTCTTCCTGGTGTCCGCGGGCCTGGAGCTGCTCTGCTTCCTGCTGCACCTGCTGGTGCGACGCAGCCGCTTCGTGCTCTACTACACCACGAGACCCCGCGACAGCCgtgggggctgcagggccggCTACCGCGTGCACCACGACGTTGCTGCGGGGGACATCCAGTTT GAGCACCATTGCCCAGGCCTAGCCAACAGCGGGTCCCCGAAGGACAGCCCAGCCCACGAGGTGACCAGCGGCGGTGGGGGCACCTACACGCGCTTCGACATGCCACAGCCGAGAGTCACGCGGAGCTGGCCCTCCTTCAGAG CCCTGCTGCTGCACCGCTACGCCGTGGCCCGCGCCATCTGGGCTGACATGCTCTCCATCGCCGTCACCTACTTCATCACGCTGTGCCTCTTCCCGGGTCTCGAGTCCGAGGTCCGCCACTGCGTCCTGGGCGAGTGGCTGCCCATCCTCATCATGGCTGTGTTCAACCTCTCCGACTTCGTGGGCAAG ATCCTGGCAGCTCTGCCCATGGACTGGCGGGGCACCCACCTGCTGGCCTGCTCCTGCCTGCGCGTGGTCTTCATCCCCCTCTTCATCCTGTGCGTCTACCCAAGTGGCACGCCCGCCCTGCGCCACCCGGCCTGGCCCTGCGTCTTCTCTCTGCTCATGGGCATCAGCAACGGCTACTTTGGCAGCGTGCCCATGATCCTGGCAGCGGGCAAAGTGAGCCCCAAGCAGCGTGAGCTGGCAG GCAACACCATGACCGTGTCCTACATGACGGGGCTGACGCTGGGCTCCGCTGTGGCCTACTGCACCTACAGCCTCACCCGGGACGCCCCCAGCAGCTGCTTCCACACCTCCACAAACACCTCCTTCCCCGGCCTCTGA
- the SLC29A4 gene encoding equilibrative nucleoside transporter 4 isoform X3: MGSVGSQRLKEPSVAGTPDRSVVMSFSFDSCQLEEEVAAGTAQGQGGVAGVVPALADSAVEEPVPDDRYHAIYFAMLLAGVGFLLPYNSFITDVDYLHHKYPGTSIVFDMSLTYILVALVAVLLNNALVERLNLHTRITAASVTYGCSSSLVTRLMPSTWPLWAPWPWAAQQSSFYGYTGMLPKRYTQGVMTGESTAGVMVSLSRILTKLLLPDERASTLIFFLVSAGLELLCFLLHLLVRRSRFVLYYTTRPRDSRGGCRAGYRVHHDVAAGDIQFEHHCPGLANSGSPKDSPAHEVTSGGGGTYTRFDMPQPRVTRSWPSFRALLLHRYAVARAIWADMLSIAVTYFITLCLFPGLESEVRHCVLGEWLPILIMAVFNLSDFVGKILAALPMDWRGTHLLACSCLRVVFIPLFILCVYPSGTPALRHPAWPCVFSLLMGISNGYFGSVPMILAAGKVSPKQRELAGNTMTVSYMTGLTLGSAVAYCTYSLTRDAPSSCFHTSTNTSFPGL, encoded by the exons ATGGGCTCCGTGGGCAGCCAGCGCCTCAAGGAGCCCAGCGTGGCGGGCACGCCAGACAGGAGCGTGGTGATGAGCTTCAGCTTCGACAGCTGccagctggaggaggaggtggcggCGGGGACGGCTCAGGGCCAGGGCGGTGTGGCTGGGGTTGTCCCGGCTCTCGCGGACTCCG CGGTAGAGGAGCCGGTGCCCGACGACCGCTACCACGCCATCTACTTTGCGATGCTGCTGGCCGGCGTGGGCTTCCTGCTCCCGTACAACAGCTTCATCACCGACGTGGACTACCTACACCACAAGTACCCAG GGACCTCAATTGTGTTCGACATGAGCCTCACGTACATCTTGGTGGCACTGGTGGCCGTGCTCCTGAATAACGCGCTGGTGGAGAGACTGAACCTGCACACCAGGATCACCGCGG CATCTGTGACGTATGGCTGCAGCTCTTCTCTCGTGACCAGGCTTATGCCATCAACCTGGCCGCTGTGGGCACCGTGGCCTTGGGCTGCACAG CAATCCAGCTTCTATGGGTACACGGGGATGCTGCCCAAGAGGTACACCCAGGGCGTGATGACCGGGGAGA GCACGGCGGGCGTGATGGTGTCCCTGAGCCGTATCCTCACCAAGCTGCTGCTGCCGGACGAGCGGGCCAGTACGCTCATCTTCTTCCTGGTGTCCGCGGGCCTGGAGCTGCTCTGCTTCCTGCTGCACCTGCTGGTGCGACGCAGCCGCTTCGTGCTCTACTACACCACGAGACCCCGCGACAGCCgtgggggctgcagggccggCTACCGCGTGCACCACGACGTTGCTGCGGGGGACATCCAGTTT GAGCACCATTGCCCAGGCCTAGCCAACAGCGGGTCCCCGAAGGACAGCCCAGCCCACGAGGTGACCAGCGGCGGTGGGGGCACCTACACGCGCTTCGACATGCCACAGCCGAGAGTCACGCGGAGCTGGCCCTCCTTCAGAG CCCTGCTGCTGCACCGCTACGCCGTGGCCCGCGCCATCTGGGCTGACATGCTCTCCATCGCCGTCACCTACTTCATCACGCTGTGCCTCTTCCCGGGTCTCGAGTCCGAGGTCCGCCACTGCGTCCTGGGCGAGTGGCTGCCCATCCTCATCATGGCTGTGTTCAACCTCTCCGACTTCGTGGGCAAG ATCCTGGCAGCTCTGCCCATGGACTGGCGGGGCACCCACCTGCTGGCCTGCTCCTGCCTGCGCGTGGTCTTCATCCCCCTCTTCATCCTGTGCGTCTACCCAAGTGGCACGCCCGCCCTGCGCCACCCGGCCTGGCCCTGCGTCTTCTCTCTGCTCATGGGCATCAGCAACGGCTACTTTGGCAGCGTGCCCATGATCCTGGCAGCGGGCAAAGTGAGCCCCAAGCAGCGTGAGCTGGCAG GCAACACCATGACCGTGTCCTACATGACGGGGCTGACGCTGGGCTCCGCTGTGGCCTACTGCACCTACAGCCTCACCCGGGACGCCCCCAGCAGCTGCTTCCACACCTCCACAAACACCTCCTTCCCCGGCCTCTGA
- the SLC29A4 gene encoding equilibrative nucleoside transporter 4 isoform X2 — MGSVGSQRLKEPSVAGTPDRSVVMSFSFDSCQLEEEVAAGTAQGQGGVAGVVPALADSAVEEPVPDDRYHAIYFAMLLAGVGFLLPYNSFITDVDYLHHKYPGTSIVFDMSLTYILVALVAVLLNNALVERLNLHTRITAGYLLALGPLLFISICDVWLQLFSRDQAYAINLAAVGTVALGCTGTAGVMVSLSRILTKLLLPDERASTLIFFLVSAGLELLCFLLHLLVRRSRFVLYYTTRPRDSRGGCRAGYRVHHDVAAGDIQFEHHCPGLANSGSPKDSPAHEVTSGGGGTYTRFDMPQPRVTRSWPSFRALLLHRYAVARAIWADMLSIAVTYFITLCLFPGLESEVRHCVLGEWLPILIMAVFNLSDFVGKILAALPMDWRGTHLLACSCLRVVFIPLFILCVYPSGTPALRHPAWPCVFSLLMGISNGYFGSVPMILAAGKVSPKQRELAGNTMTVSYMTGLTLGSAVAYCTYSLTRDAPSSCFHTSTNTSFPGL, encoded by the exons ATGGGCTCCGTGGGCAGCCAGCGCCTCAAGGAGCCCAGCGTGGCGGGCACGCCAGACAGGAGCGTGGTGATGAGCTTCAGCTTCGACAGCTGccagctggaggaggaggtggcggCGGGGACGGCTCAGGGCCAGGGCGGTGTGGCTGGGGTTGTCCCGGCTCTCGCGGACTCCG CGGTAGAGGAGCCGGTGCCCGACGACCGCTACCACGCCATCTACTTTGCGATGCTGCTGGCCGGCGTGGGCTTCCTGCTCCCGTACAACAGCTTCATCACCGACGTGGACTACCTACACCACAAGTACCCAG GGACCTCAATTGTGTTCGACATGAGCCTCACGTACATCTTGGTGGCACTGGTGGCCGTGCTCCTGAATAACGCGCTGGTGGAGAGACTGAACCTGCACACCAGGATCACCGCGG GCTACCTCTTGGCCTTGGGCCCCCTCCTCTTCATCAGCATCTGTGACGTATGGCTGCAGCTCTTCTCTCGTGACCAGGCTTATGCCATCAACCTGGCCGCTGTGGGCACCGTGGCCTTGGGCTGCACAG GCACGGCGGGCGTGATGGTGTCCCTGAGCCGTATCCTCACCAAGCTGCTGCTGCCGGACGAGCGGGCCAGTACGCTCATCTTCTTCCTGGTGTCCGCGGGCCTGGAGCTGCTCTGCTTCCTGCTGCACCTGCTGGTGCGACGCAGCCGCTTCGTGCTCTACTACACCACGAGACCCCGCGACAGCCgtgggggctgcagggccggCTACCGCGTGCACCACGACGTTGCTGCGGGGGACATCCAGTTT GAGCACCATTGCCCAGGCCTAGCCAACAGCGGGTCCCCGAAGGACAGCCCAGCCCACGAGGTGACCAGCGGCGGTGGGGGCACCTACACGCGCTTCGACATGCCACAGCCGAGAGTCACGCGGAGCTGGCCCTCCTTCAGAG CCCTGCTGCTGCACCGCTACGCCGTGGCCCGCGCCATCTGGGCTGACATGCTCTCCATCGCCGTCACCTACTTCATCACGCTGTGCCTCTTCCCGGGTCTCGAGTCCGAGGTCCGCCACTGCGTCCTGGGCGAGTGGCTGCCCATCCTCATCATGGCTGTGTTCAACCTCTCCGACTTCGTGGGCAAG ATCCTGGCAGCTCTGCCCATGGACTGGCGGGGCACCCACCTGCTGGCCTGCTCCTGCCTGCGCGTGGTCTTCATCCCCCTCTTCATCCTGTGCGTCTACCCAAGTGGCACGCCCGCCCTGCGCCACCCGGCCTGGCCCTGCGTCTTCTCTCTGCTCATGGGCATCAGCAACGGCTACTTTGGCAGCGTGCCCATGATCCTGGCAGCGGGCAAAGTGAGCCCCAAGCAGCGTGAGCTGGCAG GCAACACCATGACCGTGTCCTACATGACGGGGCTGACGCTGGGCTCCGCTGTGGCCTACTGCACCTACAGCCTCACCCGGGACGCCCCCAGCAGCTGCTTCCACACCTCCACAAACACCTCCTTCCCCGGCCTCTGA